The sequence below is a genomic window from Microcebus murinus isolate Inina chromosome 4, M.murinus_Inina_mat1.0, whole genome shotgun sequence.
ttgctcaggctggttttgaactcctgaccttgagcgatcctcctgcctgggcctcgcagagtgctaggattacaggcatgagccaccgtgcccagcctgtttgtttgtttttttgatacagagtctcagtctgttgcccaggctagagtgccatggcatcagcctagctcacagcaacctcaaactcctgggctcaagtgattctcctgcctcagcctcccgagtagctgggactacaggcatgtgccaccatactcagataaattttgtttttagctgtccagctaatttcttttattttattttcagtagagatggggtcttagtcttgctcaggctggtcttgaattcctgaccttaagtgatcctcccacctcggcctcccagagtgctagcattacaggtgtgagccaccacagctggccaaTATCAGAGATTTTTAATCAAAGAAGTAGACATTCCTACACAGGAAGGAGCCCTCATTGCTACACATACTGAGTGTTAATAAGGACCCAGTGCTTGCACGTGCCGGGGGCCGTTCAGGCCCTCTACATGCATTGCctcgtttaatcctcacaattccTGGAGGTATTAGCTAGTAGTAGCTAAtaggtattatccccatttttcagttGAGGAAACCAAGCCATAAAGAAGTTATGTCACCAGTAatattcacacactcacacacccagtAAATGGCattgcctggattcaaatccagacagtctggctccagagtccaggTTCCTTAACTGTGATGTTACACATGCGCCCTCACGTGCAAACTGTCCCAGATACACTGACAGCCACAGTCTTTCCTGCTCATTCTGTCCCACGCTGAACTCGCCATGCTGAGAGCTGCTCTTACACACTGACAGTTTGCCGTGGACCGTGGGGATGGCCTCAGCCGCACACCACCCACCCAGGCCACCTATCACAGGGACAGCACTTCAGTCTGTCACGGGCCTGGTGCCCAAGGAACACCGGAGGTTGGTGGGCCCTTGCTGAACATCTGTCCCTTGAAATCTTCCCAACAATACAGCCCCCGAAGGCCATAGCTGTGAGCTGGGGGGACCCTCAATATTTTCAGTGGACAGATGAGTGCCTGAGGCCCAGAACAGGAAGGGACCCACCAAATTACAAGGCAATAAGGCCATAGCTAAGCTGGTCTGGACCTTCACCCTTTGCTGTGGCTTCACCTTGGTTGTGGGGGCCTCCTGTCCAGCTGGGAGGCTGTTAAGGGTCCTGGCCTGCCTTTCTCTTCACCCAGCCCTAGTGCCCGGGCCAGATTCCAGATCCAAGAAAAGTCTGGAGGATCTTCCCGTTCCCTTTGCTTCCCGATACTCAGCTGGGGCCCAGGAacagagtggggagagggagggaggcttcCCACGCCCCATCTGGGGCCAGACCCCTACTTAGCTGGGAGCTGGAGCCCTCATCCCTGCTGCCTGCTTTTACCCCAGACCTTCCTACCACCAAGCGGGTGGCCAGGCCCAGCACAACTTTCCCTGCTATCCTCTTAGAGGGTCCAGTTCAACCCCAAACACCACCTTCCTCATGTGTGTATGTAAACCCACATGCACAGAAAAATGTACAGacataaacataaacacacacacacatgcacggtGCCCCTCTGCTCTCATCTCTTTCCCCTCATCCTCTCTGAGCCCTCCCCTTCTTCCCATCTCTCCTTGTGAGATGGAGGAATCCCACTGGAGCGCCACATACCCAGTGAGAGTGAGAAGTGGCTTCTAATTGTACTCACCACCCATGTCACCATAGCCAGGCCTTATAGCTGCTCAGAGCCATCGTCTCAGTAAGCCGTAACGAGAGACCTTCCTTCTAGAGATGTACCACGGCTAAATTCGATAACTCAATTAAGGGCTTAGCACTGTGTCTGGCATGTAGTGACTACTCAGTAAATGAGCACTTTAATAAAGTTGAGTGAAATGCTTTGAGAATTTGGCAGGACTGTACACAAAGTGAGTCTCCTCCCAACTCCTGCCACATGAGTTAAGCAAGGCAGGAATTAGTAGTAATTTCccaatgagaaaattgagactccGAGTCTGAATGGAGAAGCTGGAATAGGGCTCAGATCCCTGGATTCCAAACCCTCTCCATGCCGCTGGCAAATCCTCTCGAGGCTGGGAAGGAGCTCTGTAAGTGGCCCTGTGTGAGCGCCAGtaagggagggcaggggctgtgtcctCAGCACCTCCCTCTCAGGGTTGCCAGAGATGTCCAGTGGCCCAACCAAAGCCCATGTCCTTTCTCTTCAGGTGATGACCTTCCTCTGAGGAAGCCCTGTAGCGTGACTGGAGGAAGGGGCTGCCCACCCGAGCCCCATCTGGCCACCATGAACACCTCGGCCCCACCTGCCGTCAGCCCCAACATCACCGTCCTGGCACCAGGAAAGGGACCCTGGCAAGTGGCCTTCATTGGGATCACCACAGGCCTCCTCTCTCTGGCCACAGTGACAGGCAACCTGCTGGTACTCATCTCCTTCAAGGTCAACACGGAGCTCAAGACAGTCAATAACTACTTCCTGCTGAGCCTGGCCTGCGCTGACCTCATCATCGGCACCTTCTCCATGAACCTGTACACCACCTACCTGCTCATGGGCCACTGGGCTCTGGGCACGCTGGCTTGCGACCTCTGGCTGGCCCTGGACTATGTGGCCAGCAATGCCTCTGTCATGAATCTGCTGCTCATCAGCTTTGACCGCTACTTCTCCGTGACCCGGCCACTGAGCTACCGCGCCAAGCGCACACCCCGCCGGGCAGCGCTGATGATCGGCCTGGCCTGGCTGGTTTCCTTCGTCCTCTGGGCCCCAGCCATCCTCTTCTGGCAGTACCTGGTAGGGGAGCGGACAGTGCTGGCCGGGCAGTGCTACATCCAGTTCCTCTCCCAGCCCATCATCACCTTTGGCACAGCCATGGCCGCCTTCTACCTCCCTGTCACAGTCATGTGCACGCTCTACTGGCGCATCTACCGGGAGACGGAGAACCGGGCACGGGAGCTGGCAGCCCttcagggctcggagacaccagGCAAAGggggcggcagcagcagcagctcagaGAGGTCTCAGCCAGGGGCTGACGGATCACCAGAGACTCCTCCAGGCCGCTGCTGTCGCTGTTGCCGGGCCCCTCGGCTGCTGCAGGCCTACAgctggaaagaggaagaggaagaggatgaaGGCTCCATGGAGTCCCTCACATCCTCAGAGGGTGAGGAGCCCGGCTCTGAAGTGGTGATCAAGATGCCCATGGTGGACCCCGAGGCACAGGCCCCCACCAAGCAACCCCCCCGGAGCTCCCCGAATACAGTCAAGCGGCCGACCAGGAAAGGGCGTGATCGAGCGGGCAAGAGCCAGAAGCCCCGCGGGAAGGAGCAGCTGGCCAAGCGGAAGACCTTCTCACTGGTCAAGGAGAAGAAGGCGGCTCGGACCCTGAGTGCCATCCTGCTGGCCTTCATCCTCACCTGGACACCGTATAACATCATGGTGCTGGTGTCCACCTTCTGCAAGGACTGTGTTCCCGAGACCCTGTGGGAGCTGGGCTACTGGCTGTGCTACGTCAACAGCACCATCAACCCCATGTGCTACGCACTCTGCAACAAAGCCTTCCGGGACACCTTCCGCCTGCTGCTGCTCTGCCGCTGGGACAAAAGACGCTGGCGCAAGATCCCAAAGCGCCCTGGCTCTGTTCACCGCACCCCCTCCCGCCAGTGCTGATGGCCCCTCTcctgcacccctgcaccccagTCCCCGGGAAAGGCCGGTGGAAAGCGGGCAGAGGCTGCATCCTCAGCCCTAGGGCCCTGCACAGGCCTCACCCGGCTTCCCAGGCCCCTAGGTCACCTTCCTGGACAGCCCAGAGAGACCCTGCCAACTTTCCAAACTTTGCTATTCCCAGGCAGGGAGTGAAACCCGGGGAACTGGTTTTTCTGTTCCCTGCTGGGTGGGAATGGGCTCTTCACCAGGAAGAAGGCCCGGGAGGAGGATCCGGGCTTTGGACTCCTTGTTTGCGTTTAGGCAGGAAGTCAGGAGCCAGCAGGGCGGGACAGGAGAAAGAAGGATTAACATTAGTCTTCTTGGCCCAGTGGCGGCCCAGATTGCGATCTCAGATGGCGCCCTCTGGGGGCCACAGCCCAGAACTGACACCAACCATTGAGAAAGAAAAGCTTGGCTCACAGGGAGCTGGGGATCCTCTCCCTCCATAGGCAGAGCCCGCCCAGCTGGGCCCTAGGCACACTCCCCAGGATTGTCCAGCCTCCTTACAAATGTCCTCAGAACATCCCTGTGTGGGTCACCCCAAGGCAAATGTCCAAGCATCAACAGGGCAATAACACCAGAGGGGATCAGCTTGGCTAGTCACACATCTAGTCCCAAGGCAGCAGCAGGACCAGGTGCCAGGTGTCCCAACTATGTCATTTCCCTGGGTTCAGGGGGAAGGGGTGCCTGCTATCCagccccacacccctgccccctgccccagaaAAGCCTCAGTCCCTCCCTCCTGGCTCACAGCCGCCCCCTGGATGGATCTGCTCCCTGCAGACCTAGCCAGGCCTCCCGCATGCTGcctgcctccagccctgccctaCACAGGCCTGGCCCAGCCAGCAGTTTCTCTCCTGTGAGCTCCCCAGTCCAATCCATGCATGGCCTCCCAGCCACCCTGACCTccaggcccagcctggccccagatgttctttccttccatcctcaGCAAGTGCTGAGTCTGTGAATAAAGCCACATAACCAGCGGGCACTAAGGGGCCTCCCTCCCTGTGTTGGCTCGAGACCCTGATCTCAAGCCAGGGCAtgatggggcagggagggcccaagTACTGTAAAATGTGGGCTGCGGCCCTGAAGGTGGTTCCAGGACGGGCAGGAGGGAGTAGCTGGATCTACCGAAGCCTGTGGGTCCCAGCACCATGGTTCCCCGGCTCAGGTGAGTGGAGCTGTAACGACCAGACCTAGGCTTTGGAAGTGGGGCCACTAGGCAAAATAAACTGCCCCTGCTGACACCCGTACATACTCTCCATTGGCCCTGCCATACCCAGGGAGAACAGAATTGCTCCAAACCCCCATTTACAGGTGGGGATAATAAAGCCCAGAGGCCCAGGAGGTTGTTCAGAGTTATTCTGCAGAGCAACACCCAGGCCTCCAAGCAATCCATAGCCTCCGGACCCTGGACCACGGAGATT
It includes:
- the CHRM1 gene encoding muscarinic acetylcholine receptor M1 codes for the protein MNTSAPPAVSPNITVLAPGKGPWQVAFIGITTGLLSLATVTGNLLVLISFKVNTELKTVNNYFLLSLACADLIIGTFSMNLYTTYLLMGHWALGTLACDLWLALDYVASNASVMNLLLISFDRYFSVTRPLSYRAKRTPRRAALMIGLAWLVSFVLWAPAILFWQYLVGERTVLAGQCYIQFLSQPIITFGTAMAAFYLPVTVMCTLYWRIYRETENRARELAALQGSETPGKGGGSSSSSERSQPGADGSPETPPGRCCRCCRAPRLLQAYSWKEEEEEDEGSMESLTSSEGEEPGSEVVIKMPMVDPEAQAPTKQPPRSSPNTVKRPTRKGRDRAGKSQKPRGKEQLAKRKTFSLVKEKKAARTLSAILLAFILTWTPYNIMVLVSTFCKDCVPETLWELGYWLCYVNSTINPMCYALCNKAFRDTFRLLLLCRWDKRRWRKIPKRPGSVHRTPSRQC